TAGGTCAGCAGGGTGAGGCTGAGGGACATCCCCAGACTTCCCCAGGCCTTGACTGGATGGATGCGTAGAAGCTCGGGGGGCAGGCTTGCCAGCAGTTCAGCTTTACTGGGGTAGACAGGACGATCAAAAGGAAGCGACCCCGTAGCAAGGGGCCGAAGCGAAACAGAAGTAACCAATGGGCCGATTGGGTGACGCAGCCACGCTAACAAGGCCCAAGCAGACGATGTTGAACATATCCTGAGCCAAATCCCCCGCCAATTTCGCTTGCAGAAGATCACCGGACCACTGCGCAGGGCCCTTATCTATGGCGTTATTAGCTATGGGGGGCTCGTGCTAATCAACAATGCAGAGTTTGATTTGCCAAACATGTGGATAGCCTATTTGCCGATGTTTATCGGGGTTTATCTACTCACCCAGTGGTTAGATCGCAGGTTCAAGAACTAAGAGCAACCAACTCCACCCCACCTGGGAAAAGACGCATCGATTCCCCGGCCCGCAGCCGCAGGCGGCAGCGCTGCCCGCAGCCGTACTCCTGCGCCAAGGGCAGCCTCAGCCGCAGGCGATGCTCACCGCATTGCACCTGATAAAGCCACTCATTACCCAGAAATTCCCGGGCGAGCACGCGATCCTCAGCCGCCTCATCGGGCGTCAGTTCGATACCCCGGGGGCCCACCAGCAGCTGCAGATCAGCAGCTGGATCCATCGCTGGAAGCTGGGCTCCTGCCAGGGGTTGAACCGCCCCAAGGGCAGTGGTGAGGCGACCGCCCTGCCACTGGAGCGGCAACAGATTGCTCTGCAGCACGAATCTCCCCACAAAGGCCGTAGCCGGAGCGGAGACCAGTTCTTGGGGGCTGGCGCACTGGTGCAGCCGGCCCGCCTCAAGCACCGCCACCCGGCCACAGATCGCCAGGGCCTCCTCCGGATCGTGGGTCACAATCACTCCGCTGGCGCCACAGCTGGCCAATACCCCGGGCAGCTCTGCCCGCAGGCGCAGCCGCACCTCCACATCGAGGTTGGAGAAGGGTTCATCCAGCAGCACCAGCGAGCAGCCCGGTGCCAGGGCCCTAGCCAGGGCCAGGCGCTGGCGTTGTCCGCCAGAGAGCTCATGGGGATAGCGGCGCTCCAGACCCTTTAACCCCAGCAACTCCAGGAGCCAGGCGGCCCGACTGCTGTCCTGGCCTCGCCTGAGGCCAAAGCAGGCATTGCGCCAGGCATCGAGGTGCGGGAACAGGGCGTAGTCCTGAAACACCATGCCCACGCCACGGCGTTCGGGCGGTAGCCAGCGGTGGGGGCCAGCCACCTCCTGGCCGCCGATGCGCACCACGCCGCGGTCGGGCTTTTCAAAACCGGCAATCAAGCGCAGCAGGGTGGTCTTGCCGCAGCCGGAGGGCCCCAACAGACCCACCAGCTCCCCAGGACGTAACTGGAAGTGGATATCGCGCAGGGTCCAGTCACCGCTGGAGGCGGGGCCGC
This genomic interval from Cyanobium sp. WAJ14-Wanaka contains the following:
- a CDS encoding ABC transporter ATP-binding protein produces the protein MPVELNHPELPLPPQVELDGLWHRYSGPASSGDWTLRDIHFQLRPGELVGLLGPSGCGKTTLLRLIAGFEKPDRGVVRIGGQEVAGPHRWLPPERRGVGMVFQDYALFPHLDAWRNACFGLRRGQDSSRAAWLLELLGLKGLERRYPHELSGGQRQRLALARALAPGCSLVLLDEPFSNLDVEVRLRLRAELPGVLASCGASGVIVTHDPEEALAICGRVAVLEAGRLHQCASPQELVSAPATAFVGRFVLQSNLLPLQWQGGRLTTALGAVQPLAGAQLPAMDPAADLQLLVGPRGIELTPDEAAEDRVLAREFLGNEWLYQVQCGEHRLRLRLPLAQEYGCGQRCRLRLRAGESMRLFPGGVELVALSS